The sequence TATTTAGGAGGCTAAGAAATTTACCTTTTCCGGAGTTTTTTTAACTCGCAATTATCTATACTACAATTATAATACACAATGATAAAAACAGGCAAGTAAGATTGAAGCGGCAGCGACAGCTGTATCCGAAACTGACATCACAAAAGTGCGGATATGGGGATATGTTGCTAATACCATTTCTTTATAAAGATGCGCCGAATTCAGCCCCTGAAGAGGGGCTTTGTTTGGTTAGCCCCACTCTTACAGAGTGAGGGCGTTTAGCGCAGCCTCATACAGAATTGGTATAAATAACGTGTTTTTTTGTTGACGTACTGATAAAATGCAAGTTAAAATTAGTATGCCATACTACTTTGTTATAAGGTTTGGAATAGATTTTTTATATATTTGCTTATAGTAACAATAGCATAGATAGGTTCGCGAATTATTATTTTTAAGAGCGTTTTAAGAAACAAAAATTTGACTTATTATAACTAGAGCTAATAATTTTTTAAGCTGAACTTTTACTAAAAATAGTTTCAGATAGAGATTAATTGTCAATTAGTATAAATAATACTTGATAAGAAATAATCCTATCAATTTCAAGTAAATACTTTATTAAAAATATTGAGTATTTTTAACTAATTGCTTATATTTTACTCCTATTTTGCTTATAATCAGAAAGTATATTGAAAACCTATCAGCTTGTAATGTCTGCTCCTCGTAGAGAAGATACGAGCAAAGAATATCAACTTGATAGAGTAAATAGATGAGCCAGTTTTAAACGAGTGCTAAGTATATCCAACGCTTACCATTTGCTTAATGCTTCTTTATTTTTCTAACTGTGCGGCTAATCAGCATGAAATTCTCTAGAAAATACATGAACCTGGCAAATACATTTTCAATGGACAAAAATCATACTTGCGAACCACCTTTAGTTTTAGTAGTAGAAGATAATGAAGATAATTTATTTTTAATCAGTCATATTCTTGAGTCCCTGGGTTGTAGAGTTATTTTTCAAAGAGTTGGAAGTGAAGCAACAGTAATTTTAGCTAAAGAACACCACCCCGATTTAATACTGCTTGATATTGTTCTACCAGATGTTAGCGGTATCGATATTTTACAACTTTTGAGACAAGAACCTTTAACTTGCGATCTTCCTGCGATTGCTGTAACAGCTTTAGCTACGGAACAGAATCGCGAAAATATTATTAGAGCAGGATTTAATAACTATATTATTAAACCTTACTTGATTGAAGAATTAGAGGAAATGATATTTCCTTATATTTGTGGAAAATTAAATAGCTCATCGAAATATGTTGTTGGTCAAGATAAGTTGTAATCACTAAGTTATGTTTTCACTATTTTTGTTTTAAAATATAAAATTAGGTTCAGTTAGCTACTTATTATCCGGCTTAAATTTCAATAGCTTTTAAACTAATTAATAGTTATGAACTACCTATCATAACGGATAAGTTGAGGCTAAATTAATCGTGCATTTGTCATTGCGAGTGGAACGTTTGCCGCACATAAAGGTGAACGCTGAATGCTTCGTTTCACTCCGTTCAATTCGC comes from Rivularia sp. PCC 7116 and encodes:
- a CDS encoding response regulator, producing the protein MDKNHTCEPPLVLVVEDNEDNLFLISHILESLGCRVIFQRVGSEATVILAKEHHPDLILLDIVLPDVSGIDILQLLRQEPLTCDLPAIAVTALATEQNRENIIRAGFNNYIIKPYLIEELEEMIFPYICGKLNSSSKYVVGQDKL